GTTGCCCTCCCCGTTGAGGACGATGGCCTCGGTGTAGCCGTTGCCCGTCGCCTCCAGGTTGGCGAGGACGCTGTTGACGTACGGCCCGGTGGTCTTCGCGTTGGTCGGGATCTGGTCGGAGCCGTACTTGCGCCAGGAGGAGACGGAGACGTCGACGCCCTCCTCCAGGGCCTCCTCGCCGAGGTAGGCGCCCCACGGCCAGACGGCGATGGCGACCTCGACCGGGCAGTTCGAGGGGTTCAGCCCCAGTTCCTCGTAGCCGTAGAAGGCGACCGGCCGGATGTAACACGACTCCAGGTCCTGCCGGCGGATCAGTTCCTTCGTGGCATCGGTCAGCTCCTCGGGCTCGAAGGGGATCTCGATGTCGTAGGGCTTGCCCGACTGGTAGAACCGCTCCAGGTGCTCCTCCCAGCGGAAGATCGCGGGGCCCTCTTCCGTGTCGTAACACCGGACTCCCTCGAAGATCCCGGTCCCGTAGTGCAGTCCGTGCGTGAGGACGTGGACCTGTGCGTCGTCCCAGTCGACGAACTCACCGTCCTGCCAGATCGTGTCGACGTCCATCTCGTCGAATCCCATTGGACCAACTGTTGGCCCAATCCGCTCTTAACAGTTTTCGTGCCGTGCCGACGTGCCCCGCGATCGCCGCCCGATCCGGTCGACGGTCTGCGACCGCCCCTCACCGGCGCCGAGGCCCTCCAGACAGGGTGTGAAAACGGCTGAAACGCTGCAAATCACACGAGCGACGCTTTCTATCCAGTACTGGGCCATTCGGTCGAAATTCGACGATAAACTCTATTTCGCGATATAGAAACTGCCGCGCCGGGCCAGTGGCAGTTCAGACGGTCGGCGCCGAAACGGCTGTCTCTCGTCGTCTGTGACGGAAACACGGGCGATACAGTCGAACGAGTGGGCGGAAACCGTCACTCAGGCCGGGTCTGCGCGGTGGTTGACGGGGTTGGGCAGTTTCTCCGGCCGCCCGGCCGCGTGGTGGGTCCGAGATCGGGGCGATTCCCGAGGGAAGCCGCCCACTCGGGACTCTCGAATCTGGCTCGCAGGGCCGTCATTCGGCGTTCTCGCCCGCTGCGACCCTGCTACCCTTCCACTGGGGGCTCCCGGTACGAGTGGCCCGGCCGATCGCCGCGAGAACGGGGGCTCGTGCGAACACTGTAGTTCCCCTCCCGCGCGGGCGCTCGCGGGGCGGGTCACGCCTTGCCCCTCCAGCCTTCCGGCCTGGTCCTACGGCCACGGGCTGGGTTTCGACGCCGAAGTTGCACGCGTAGATCTCGCGTCCCTGGTGGGTTCGCGGATCGAATCCCTCGATCGGGCGCTGTTCGGGGGGTCACAATTCAGCGACTGTGGTCCTCGTCTCGCGTCAGTTTGGCACCGCGCTCGCGCTCCTGTCACGGCACAGCTGACCGTTCGAGCGCAATTCGGGAGCGAGAAGCCGTCTCTGACCGGTTCGCTGTGTCCTGGCTGGAACCCGCGCAGGGGCGCGACCTGGTATTTTGTATCGCGGTTATTGGTTTATGACTTCGTGACGGCCGACGACGCTACCGGTGAGGGAAATTGCTGAACCGCCGGAAAAGAGGCGCCAGACGGGCTACCGAAGCCGATCGACGATCTCGCTGCCCTCGACGTACGGGATGTCGTTGCGCTCGCCGTACGCGCGGGCGGCGGCGGGCGAGAGGGCCTCGCCCGATTCGTCGTCGAGCATCTCGCAGACGACGACCGCCGGCGGCTGGTCGGTCGCGGCAGCGAGCGCAACGCCGAGTTCGGTATGGCCCAGCCGGTCCTCGAGCAGGTTCGGGGCGGCCCGGAGCAGGTGGACGTGGCCGGGCGCGCGGAACTCGTCGGCGAAATCGGTCGCCTCGGGGTCGCTGGCGGCCGCTGCCAGTTCGGTGATCGTCAGGGAGCGGTCCTCGTCGGTGATCCCGGTAAACGTGTCGCGGTGGTTCACGGTCAGGGAGAAGGAGGACCGCTCGTCGTAGGCGAGGTCGTGGTCGGCCCCGGCGGGGTGCTCGATGACGTCCTGGAGGAACGGCAGGTCGAACGCCGCTGCGACCCCATCGGAGAGGGCCGTACAGATCAGCCCGCCGGCGTCGTTGCGCATCCGCGCGACGGCGTCGGGGGTGACGGCGCCCGCCGGGTAGACGAGGTCGGTCTCGCCCTCGCGGTCGGCGGCGTCGTGGATCAGTATGGGCTCGTCGGCGCGGAAGGCGGCGAGCGCCGCGTCCACGCCGGTCCGGGACTCGGTGTGCATCTTATCGCTCCGTGACATTGATCGTCACCTCGTCGTCGTCGGCCACTCCCAGTTCGTCCCGGAGCTTCGCCGGGGCGATCACTTCCAGCTGGTCCTCGTCGTGGTGGGTGCGCTCGGGCGCGATGACGTGGGCCGGTTCGTAGATGGAGTCGCCCACCTCGACGCTCGCCGGGTAACAGAACGCCGGCCCGTAGGTGCGCTCGTCGTCCTCCCAGCCCTCGATGGTGACCGGTTCGAGCGACGCCATCCCGGCGCGGGCGCGGACGCTCTCGTCGGTGAGGTCGACGTTCAGCGTGCCCGCGAAGGGCTCGTACCCGAGCTTCTCGATGAACTGCTCCATGTAGCCCGGCAGCGAGATGTAGTGGCGACCCTCGCCCATCCCGCTCGTGACGAACCCCGTGAGTTCGATGGCCGCGTCGCGCTCGAAGATCCGGCGGTAGTCGGCGTACTCGCGTCGGAGCGCCGATTCGCCGGCGGGCGTGACCGCGACCCACTGTCCGTCGGTGACCATCTCCCGTTCGACGTACTCGGCGTCCTCCAGCCGCTGGAGCCGCCGGGAGGCCGTCTGGTTCGACGCGTCCAGCGCCTCGGCGAGCGCCGAGCACGACACCTTCTGCTGGCCGTCGAGCGCGCCCTCCAGAGCCAGCAACTTCAGCGTCGCCAGTTCGTCGTATCCGACTGCCTCCCCCGTAGCCTGTGCCATGCTCCTAATTGGCGGGTCTCCGGGATAAGCGTAACGAAGGTGGAACGCGTAACGGGTTTGGAACGGAAAGGAACGGAGGTCGCGTTTCTCGTTCGTACGTCAGGCGACGTCAGTGTAAAGGCGTTGGTTCGAACACCTTCGCTGGGTGTCCTACGCGACGGAACCGCGGGGTTCGTACTCCATCTCCGTCCGAACGGCCGCTGCGACGTCGGGCCCGAACTCCCGTTCGACGAGGTGGACGGCCAGGTCCAGGCCCGAGGTG
Above is a genomic segment from Halorientalis sp. LT38 containing:
- a CDS encoding branched-chain amino acid transaminase, whose translation is MGFDEMDVDTIWQDGEFVDWDDAQVHVLTHGLHYGTGIFEGVRCYDTEEGPAIFRWEEHLERFYQSGKPYDIEIPFEPEELTDATKELIRRQDLESCYIRPVAFYGYEELGLNPSNCPVEVAIAVWPWGAYLGEEALEEGVDVSVSSWRKYGSDQIPTNAKTTGPYVNSVLANLEATGNGYTEAIVLNGEGNVAEGPGENIFLVRDGELYTTGLAESILDGITRQSIVTIAEDLGYTVHDGATISRGELYTADELFFTGTAAEVTPIRSVDDNEIGAGRKGPVTDELQTRFFEVIERRTDDYADWFDYV
- the ribB gene encoding 3,4-dihydroxy-2-butanone-4-phosphate synthase; this encodes MSRSDKMHTESRTGVDAALAAFRADEPILIHDAADREGETDLVYPAGAVTPDAVARMRNDAGGLICTALSDGVAAAFDLPFLQDVIEHPAGADHDLAYDERSSFSLTVNHRDTFTGITDEDRSLTITELAAAASDPEATDFADEFRAPGHVHLLRAAPNLLEDRLGHTELGVALAAATDQPPAVVVCEMLDDESGEALSPAAARAYGERNDIPYVEGSEIVDRLR
- a CDS encoding DUF120 domain-containing protein gives rise to the protein MAQATGEAVGYDELATLKLLALEGALDGQQKVSCSALAEALDASNQTASRRLQRLEDAEYVEREMVTDGQWVAVTPAGESALRREYADYRRIFERDAAIELTGFVTSGMGEGRHYISLPGYMEQFIEKLGYEPFAGTLNVDLTDESVRARAGMASLEPVTIEGWEDDERTYGPAFCYPASVEVGDSIYEPAHVIAPERTHHDEDQLEVIAPAKLRDELGVADDDEVTINVTER